The following proteins come from a genomic window of Pelmatolapia mariae isolate MD_Pm_ZW linkage group LG17, Pm_UMD_F_2, whole genome shotgun sequence:
- the LOC134646661 gene encoding desmoglein-2.1-like produces MIRICWPVFVLLLFVVQAVVTKAKSGDSLIRRKRTWLPPPVNLEENVDHTQKISVARIHSDFDDDKGNLKYSLIGRGANQDPFHVFVVHERTGFIRVTQLLDREFIHLYNLSGVARYNDGTLAEENIDVRFKVIDQNDNAPVFQDVYTGRVDELTPPGTFVMKVAATDADEPGNPNSQVFHTIIDQKPPHDMFYMNSDGSIFIKNSPDREKCDQYILTVQGQDLNGAPEGNTGTGTVTIAVGDVNDNLPTLEKEQYEGSIEENTQGVEVMRIKAQDLDLQGTDNWEAVFDIVKGNEAGYFSIKTDPNTNEGILMLDKAVDYEDVKNIELGLSVRNKAQPYGSGTSAGINIGGGGGGAGGGGGGGGGGGGGGGGGGGGGGGGGGGGGAGGATGAAGISGGTPFKTYPIKINVKNQPEGAKFDPKVKAIHVSEGSTSFNINDVIASYPAIDGDTGKPAQNVRYIKGSDPNNWLTIDPVTAEIKLNKMPDRESPHLVNGTYFAKILCISEDTPDKTATGTIAIQVEDSNDHCPILTSDMETMCTTVDAVIVNANDEDAFPNGPPFVFEILPEGTKGKWQVEHLNDTAAILRSHESLWPGIYEVEFVVKDQQGHACQNPQKVKVEVCTCEDGIMCGKKGANGRASKGVKLGPAGIGLLLLGLLLLLLIPLLLLFCQCGGAATFPDLFTEMPFDTKSHLINYHTERQGENTDVPLLNLPTQLDGDVLNVAMAQKPVAMDPVGSFDFAQSVGSINRLNGANYPGSYRKEIWGMNQQDPSGFYSETETRELLGGVGLYDGMALPDHFLRQYYNQKIIDGNDNLGVKDGLLVYDYEGQGSSAGSVGCCSLLESDSDLQFLDNLGPKFKTLAEVCRGEKISYDDKQVPPPVSNVYNKPPTSVSSSVSVQKLSPPPKLEPTMPKVEQSMVMKTTEHSEMAKESTTSVREGMNTMKRGLANQGQMVLIQQQQPVYYTTTPVLQPMHYVVQPQVQNTMILAEAPTTNLQGLILVNNTQSGPAQGVFVQGNTLLSSGQAQEPTMVLVDNSGAQRSHANLIQATNLSGSQTMKVVEGKVPAGSIKVRKGNQASYVQGGPLQPGDLPGSQKILMVRENFVQDTNDLPKKAEVFGSERILYKDSQSTGSMTSKFGSSTATVSAGPVSHKVQEKFT; encoded by the exons ATGATTCGGATTTGTTGGCCCGTGTTTGTGTTGCTACTTTTTGTG GTCCAGGCTGTTGTGACGAAAGCCAAATCTGGAGACAGTctaataagaagaaaaagaacttGGCTTCCCCCACCAGTGAACTTGGAGGAAAATGTGGACCACACACAAAAGATTTCTGTTGCCAGG ATTCATTCAGATTTCGATGATGATAAAGGAAATCTCAAATACTCCCTGATAGGCCGTGGTGCAAACCAAGATCCCTTCCATGTGTTTGTAGTTCACGAAAGAACTGGATTTATTCGTGTGACCCAACTACTTGACAGAGAGTTCATCCATTTATACAAT CTTTCTGGTGTTGCTAGGTACAATGATGGCACTCTGGCAGAGGAAAACATAGATGTACGATTCAAGGTTATTGATCAGAATGACAATGCACCAGTGTTTCAAGACGTCTATACTGGGCGTGTGGATGAGCTTACACCGCCAG GGACTTTTGTTATGAAAGTCGCGGCAACGGATGCCGATGAACCAGGCAATCCCAATTCCCAGGTTTTTCATACCATCATAGACCAGAAACCACCTCATGACATGTTTTACATGAACAGTGACGGGTCCATCTTCATCAAAAACAGTCCAGACAGAGAG AAATGTGATCAGTATATTCTGACAGTACAAGGTCAGGACCTAAATGGTGCACCAGAGGGGAACACTGGAACTGGCACTGTTACTATAGCTGTTGGTGATGTGAATGACAACCTACCAACTCTGGAAAAAGAGCAG TATGAAGGTAGCATTGAGGAGAACACACAAGGTGTGGAGGTGATGAGAATCAAAGCACAGGACCTGGACCTGCAAGGCACTGACAACTGGGAGGCTGTATTTGATATTGTCAAGGGCAACGAGGCTGGGTATTTCAGCATTAAAACAGACCCCAACACCAATGAGGGAATCCTAATGCTTGATAAG GCTGTGGATTATGAAGATGTAAAAAACATTGAACTTGGACTATCTGTCAGGAACAAGGCTCAGCCATATGGATCTGGGACAAGTGCTGGAATAAATATTGGAGGAGGGGGGGGAGGagcagggggaggaggaggagggggagggggtggagggggagggggaggagggggaggaggaggagggggtgggggaggaggaggaggaggagcagggggTGCAACTGGAGCTGCTGGGATTTCTGGTGGGACACCCTTTAAAACCTATCCTATCAAAATCAATGTGAAGAACCAGCCTGAGGGGGCAAAGTTTGATCCCAAAGTTAAAGCCATTCATGTCTCAGAGGGAAGCACCTCCTTCAACATTAATGATGTTATTGCCAGCTACCCTGCAATAGATGGAGACACTGGGAAACCCGCTCAAAATGTCAG GTATATTAAGGGATCAGACCCTAACAACTGGCTAACTATTGACCCAGTCACAGCTGAGATCAAACTGAACAAGATGCCTGACAGGGAATCTCCACACTTGGTCAATGGGACGTATTTTGCCAAGATACTCTGCATTTCGGAAG ACACACCTGATAAAACAGCCACTGGCACCATAGCCATCCAAGTGGAGGATTCTAATGACCACTGCCCCATCTTGACAAGTGACATGGAGACTATGTGCACAACAGTGGATGCTGTTATAGTGAACGCTAATGATGAGGATGCATTTCCCAATGGACCTCCTTTTGTGTTTGAGATCCTCCCAGAAGGCACTAAGGGAAAATGGCAAGTGGAGCATCTTAATG ACACCGCAGCTATCTTGCGGTCTCATGAGTCTCTTTGGCCTGGTATTTATGAGGTGGAATTTGTGGTGAAGGATCAGCAGGGGCACGCGTGTCAAAATCCACAGAAAGTCAAGGTTGAAGTTTGCACCTGTGAGGATGGAATcatgtgtggaaaaaaaggCGCCAATGGTCGTGCAAGCAAAGGAGTGAAGTTGGGACCTGCAGGCATTGGGCTGTTACTGCTGGGCCTATTACTCTTGTTGT TGATTCCTTTGTTGCTACTCTTCTGCCAATGTGGAGGTGCTGCAACCTTCCCAGACCTCTTTACTGAGATGCCGTTTGATACAAAATCACATCTCATCAACTACCATACTGAACGTCAGGGAGAGAACACG GACGTGCCACTACTGAACTTGCCAACACAACTGGATGGAGATGTCTTAAATGTAGCCATGGCTCAAAAACCTGTAGCAATGGATCCGGTGGGCAGTTTTGATTTCGCACAATCTGTCGGATCCATTAATAGGCTGAACGGGGCTAACTACCCAGGTAGTTACAGAAAAGAAATTTGGGGCATGAACCAACAGGATCCAAGTGGTTTctactctgagactgagacaAGAGAATTGTTGGGAGGTGTAGGACTTTATGATGGGATGGCTCTGCCAGACCACTTTTTGAGGCAATATTACAATCAG AAAATCATTGATGGAAATGATAACCTTGGCGTGAAAGATGGTTTGTTGGTGTATGACTATGAGGGTCAAGGGTCCTCTGCTGGCTCAGTAGGCTGCTGTAGCCTTTTGGAGTCAGACAGTGATCTTCAGTTTCTTGATAACCTTGGACCAAAGTTCAAGACTCTCGCGGAGGTGTGCAGAGGCGAGAAAATTTCTTATGATGACAAACAAGTGCCACCTCCTGTGTCTAATGTCTATAACAAACCCCCAACCTCAGTGTCAAGTTCAGTGAGTGTACAAAAACTGTCCCCTCCACCCAAACTGGAGCCAACCATGCCCAAAGTGGAGCAGAGTATGGTCATGAAGACAACCGAGCATTCTGAAATGGCAAAGGAAAGTACAACTTCAGTGAGGGAAGGGatgaatacaatgaaaagaGGGTTGGCAAATCAAGGCCAGATGGTCCTAATACAGCAACAGCAGCCTGTCTACTACACAACCACTCCTGTGTTGCAGCCAATGCATTATGTAGTCCAACCACAGGTTCAGAACACTATGATTCTGGCTGAAGCACCAACCACCAACCTTCAAGGCCTGATACTGGTTAACAACACGCAATCTGGACCTGCCCAAGGAGTATTTGTTCAGGGAAACACTCTCTTGTCCAGTGGACAAGCCCAGGAGCCCACCATGGTGCTGGTGGATAACAGTGGTGCCCAGCGGAGTCATGCAAACTTGATCCAAGCTACAAACTTGTCTGGCTCTCAGACCATGAAGGTTGTCGAGGGTAAGGTCCCTGCAGGGTCAATTAAAGTGCGAAAGGGGAACCAGGCTTCCTATGTTCAGGGAGGTCCTCTACAACCAGGAGACCTTCCTGGATCTCAAAAAATCCTAATGGTCAGAGAGAACTTTGTTCAAGACACAAATGATCTGCCAAAGAAGGCTGAGGTCTTTGGCTCTGAAAGAATTCTCTACAAGGACAGCCAATCCACTGGCTCTATGACCAGTAAGTTTGGTTCCTCTACTGCTACAGTATCTGCTGGCCCTGTATCCCACAAAGTGCAGGAGAAATTCACTTAA